AAGCTTCCACTAGCTTCCGCATTTTTCCAAAAATCGAAAGAAAAGCAGAGGGTTGCGGGTGATTCGCGTCCGCATGCGCCCATGGTCTTCCACATGCAGCCAGATTTGGTGTGGGGGTATTTTGGGGGTATTTTCGCGGAGTATCGGAAAGGAGCGATACCCCCAATGCCTCTCACGGAGATTCAGGCCCGAAATTCCAAGCCACGCGAGCGCGCCTACAAGCTGGCCGACGGGGAGGGCCTCTTCCTGTTCGTCCAGCCGAACGGGTCAAAGTTGTGGCGGATGAAGTACCGCTTCGCGGGCAAGGAGAAGTTGCTTTCGTTCGGCGCTTACCCAGAGCTCGGGATAGCTGCCGCGCGCGACAAGCGCACAGCCGCAAAGGCGTTGCTCGCTGAAGGCAAGGATCCAATGAGATCCAAGGGCGAAGTGATCTCGCAGGAGGGAGCCACCTTCTTCGAGATCGCAAAACGATGGCATGAAAATCGAAAGAGCGCGTTGAATGCCGCGCACGCCGAACGCGTCTGGTCGCGCATGGAAAGAGACGTCTTTCCAGCCATCGGCGAGAAACTCGTGAATGAAATCTCGGCACCCGACGTCCTGGCAATGATCCGCAAGATCGAAGCAAGAGGCGCGCTCGATATTAGCCGGCGTGCGAAACAAGGGGTGGGGCAAGTCTTCCAGTTCGCAATCGCGTGTGGTCTGGCCTCGAACGATCCGACGACACATTTGCGCGGGGCTCTAAAGCCGCGACCAAGAGTGAAGCATATGAGCCGGCTGCCGCTCAGCGAGTTGCCCGCATTCATCGAGAAGCTGCATGCCTACCAGGAAGAGGGCGAACGACGGTCCGCGATCACCCGTGACGCAGTTCTCTTTGCGCTCCTGACTTGGGTTCGAACCAAGGAACTGCGTTTCGCCGCCAAATCCGAGTTTGAAGACTTGGGCGGCAAATCACCTGTTTGGCGCATACCAGCCGAGCGAATGAAGATGGGACGAGAGCATTTGGTGCCCCTCTCGCAGCAGGCAACGCAGATCGCGAAATCTATGATAGCAGCAGCGCCTGGCGAGTTTCTCTTCCCGGGTAATGGCCCAAACAAGCCGCTTTCAGAGAACACAATGATCTACGCGCTCTATCGCCTCGGATACCACAGTCGCCAAACCGTACACGGCTTCCGGGGCTTGGCGAGCACCTGGGCCAATGAGCAGTTGGTCGAGTTCGGCAAGCCGCCCATGTGGATCAGGAAATACCATGAGGATTGGGTCGAACTACAGCTCGCGCATTCGGAGAAAAACGACGTGCGTGGAGCTTACAATGCCGCTGAATACTTGGCTCCTCGGCGCCGGATGCTGCAGGACTGGGCTGACTATCTGAGCGGCGGGAAGGTGATCGACATCAAGAAGGCAGGGAAGCGCGCAGCCTGATAATTATGGCTTCGATCAGACCGGTCCAATCCAGTCTGCGCGCAAACGATCTCGACCTGCGACAACCCCCTCGACAATCACCGCTGATCCGACGAATTCGCATTCGGGTTCTTCGCTCTCGATGATCCAGACGACTTCGTCTGTCGTGGTCAGGAACATCCCGCGTCTACCGCGGCTTAAAATTCCCGAGACGCGTATTCGACCCGCGCTCACAACACCCCCCGTTTAAAAACGCCAATGGCGCAGCACTTCGCGCACATAGGCCGGCGTCTCGCCATTGCGAGGAATACCGCCTGCGCGCTCGACGGCACCTGGACCTGCGTTGTAGGCAGCGAGGGCTAGATGAACTACCCCGAACTTGTCCAGCATCTGGCGTAGGTATCGGGCCGCACCCAAGATGTTCGCCTTGGGATCGAAGCGATTTGAAACGCCAAGGTCCCGCGCTGTCCCTGGCATCAATTGCCCCAAACCTGCGGCCCCGGCCTTGCTGATGGCCATCGGATTATATCGTGATTCCGTCCATACAAGAGCGTCGAGAAGGCCGCTTGGTA
The sequence above is a segment of the Croceicoccus naphthovorans genome. Coding sequences within it:
- a CDS encoding tyrosine-type recombinase/integrase, coding for MPLTEIQARNSKPRERAYKLADGEGLFLFVQPNGSKLWRMKYRFAGKEKLLSFGAYPELGIAAARDKRTAAKALLAEGKDPMRSKGEVISQEGATFFEIAKRWHENRKSALNAAHAERVWSRMERDVFPAIGEKLVNEISAPDVLAMIRKIEARGALDISRRAKQGVGQVFQFAIACGLASNDPTTHLRGALKPRPRVKHMSRLPLSELPAFIEKLHAYQEEGERRSAITRDAVLFALLTWVRTKELRFAAKSEFEDLGGKSPVWRIPAERMKMGREHLVPLSQQATQIAKSMIAAAPGEFLFPGNGPNKPLSENTMIYALYRLGYHSRQTVHGFRGLASTWANEQLVEFGKPPMWIRKYHEDWVELQLAHSEKNDVRGAYNAAEYLAPRRRMLQDWADYLSGGKVIDIKKAGKRAA
- a CDS encoding DUF5818 domain-containing protein; translated protein: MSAGRIRVSGILSRGRRGMFLTTTDEVVWIIESEEPECEFVGSAVIVEGVVAGRDRLRADWIGPV